From a region of the Phaeodactylum tricornutum CCAP 1055/1 chromosome 4, whole genome shotgun sequence genome:
- a CDS encoding predicted protein gives VVVTGANAGIGKETCHALASAGATVVMACRSRARAEQARRDILSRGSCNSSIITESQLPIIELDLCSLRSVRTAAAQVRREYPRIDILINNAGLMMGTQQFTDEDGLDVVMQANHVGHYLWTRSLLPNLVSRRDGVVLNVTS, from the coding sequence GTTGTCGTCACCGGTGCCAACGCCGGTATTGGCAAGGAAACCTGTCACGCACTGGCATCCGCCGGTGCTACCGTCGTCATGGCCTGTCGGAGCCGAGCTCGAGCGGAACAGGCCCGGCGCGATATTCTTTCCCGCGGCTCTTGCAACTCTTCCATCATTACCGAATCCCAGCTTCCGATTATAGAATTGGATTTGTGTTCGCTCCGGAGCGTCCGCACCGCTGCCGCCCAAGTCCGCCGCGAGTATCCGCGCATCGATATCCTCATCAACAACGCGGGTCTCATGATGGGGACTCAGCAATTCACCGACGAGGACGGACTGGACGTCGTCATGCAGGCCAACCACGTGGGTCACTACTTATGGACGCGTTCTCTGTTGCCGAATCTGGTGTCCCgccgcgacggcgtcgtaCTGAACGTCACGAGC
- a CDS encoding predicted protein, whose protein sequence is MSGTGTTVDDSHGFSLTIRTSNGDRFDVLVTSSNDSDPTVRDVKAAIAARPGETVPMERLRLIYKGRILENESHVSHYAILPRSTLFLVKSSGQTPTVGSGNATTSSHRTASTGVTSSGTVAPTVPPPLFQTAPPLSSSTNPWGLANVNNSAGAFPPGMMPPTDPQQLEAMMNSPMMQSLLDNPELMQNMMQAQMRSNPQMRQMMEANPQLQHVLNDPQVLRDALRVMRNPAARQQAMRNQDLALSQLENMPGGFAALSSMYRDVQQPMEEASALMNHTESARTADPAHTQAGASGTAMPNPWGSNYTRASPAASNATAHSNSSSNSNANNAATNPFLAAMGGNRNAASSANNNTGTTAHGTAATGNPWASTGMPGFASSLQQPPSPDQANLMMNLLDNPAVTQMMQNALEQNPDMFRTMLEQQNPMLRSMFANNPEAGNDFIRQMMNPQMLRTMMQLQQNMGGMNPGSMMMPPVTPATNPSLNNTSTGLDFSSLLQGSQGASRSNATATNPWAFPTPSNIRSVSTPVTAAPAADRYRTQLRSLYDMGFDDEARNVAALERVHGNLNRAVDALLSSPPPPTSTATSAPAPSTGNEDSGPPPEEAPKGSQEKKND, encoded by the coding sequence ATGAGCGGTACCGGTACGACCGTCGACGACTCCCACGGCTTTTCCTTGACGATCCGCACGTCGAATGGCGATCGCTTCGACGTCCTCGTCACTAGTAGCAACGATTCCGATCCCACCGTCCGAGACGTCAAGGCCGCCATTGCTGCACGTCCCGGTGAGACGGTACCTATGGAACGTTTGCGTCTCATTTACAAGGGACGCATTCTGGAGAACGAATCCCACGTATCGCACTACGCAATCCTTCCGCGGTCGACCCTCTTTCTCGTCAAGAGCAGTGGTCAAACTCCAACGGTAGGATCCGGGAACGCTACCACGAGTAGCCATCGCACGGCCTCGACGGGTGTCACCAGTAGTGGTACCGTCGCTCCAACAGTGCCGCCGCCTTTGTTCCAAACCGCtccaccattgtcgtcgtcgacgaatccCTGGGGATTGGCGAATGTCAATAATTCGGCGGGGGCCTTTCCACCCGGCATGATGCCTCCAACCGACCCCCAACAACTGGAAGCCATGATGAATTCTCCCATGATGCAATCACTGCTCGACAATCCCGAACTCATGCAGAACATGATGCAGGCGCAGATGCGGAGCAATCCGCAGATGCGCCAAATGATGGAAGCCAATCCGCAGTTACAGCACGTACTCAACGATCCGCAAGTCTTGCGTGACGCCTTGCGGGTCATGCGCAATCCAGCCGCCCGCCAGCAAGCCATGCGCAATCAAGACTTGGCGCTCTCGCAGCTCGAAAATATGCCCGGCGGCTTTGCCGCTCTCAGCAGCATGTATCGGGATGTCCAGCAACCAATGGAAGAGGCGTCCGCGCTCATGAATCACACGGAATCGGCGCGGACGGCGGACCCGGCCCATACGCAAGCCGGGGCGTCCGGGACCGCCATGCCGAATCCGTGGGGGAGTAATTACACCCGAGCTAGCCCGGCGGCGTCCAACGCCACGGCCCATTCGAACAGCAGTAGTAacagcaatgccaacaatGCAGCGACGAATCCGTTCCTGGCTGCCATGGGAGGTAACCGCAATGCCGCTTCCAgtgccaacaacaacactggAACAACCGCCCACGGTACCGCAGCCACCGGAAATCCCTGGGCCAGTACCGGCATGCCGGGATTTGCCTCCTCACTGCAACAACCGCCCAGCCCGGACCAGGCTAATCTCATGATGAATCTACTGGATAATCCGGCTGTGACACAAATGATGCAAAATGCCTTGGAGCAGAATCCCGACATGTTCCGGACCATGCTTGAACAACAGAATCCTATGTTGAGGAGTATGTTCGCCAACAATCCCGAGGCTGGCAACGACTTTATCCGACAAATGATGAATCCGCAAATGCTTCGTACAATGATGCAGCTGCAGCAAAACATGGGTGGTATGAATCCGGGCAGCATGATGATGCCCCCCGTGACTCCCGCAACAAATCCTAGTCTCAATAATACGAGTACAGGGCTCGATTTTTCCTCCCTGCTGCAAGGTTCCCAAGGAGCCAGCAGAAGTAACGCCACGGCAACAAATCCTTGGGCATTTCCGACGCCCAGCAACATTCGCAGTGTGAGCACACCCGTAACAGCTGCTCCGGCAGCGGATCGGTATCGCACCCAGCTGCGGTCCTTGTACGACATGGGttttgacgacgaagctCGCAACGTTGCGGCGTTGGAACGAGTACACGGTAATTTGAATCGCGCCGTGGATGCCTTGctgtcgtcgccgccgcctCCTACTAGTACAGCCACCAGCGCCCCAGCACCATCCACAGGCAACGAAGATTCTGGTCCTCCCCCCGAAGAAGCGCCCAAGGGCTCGCAAGAGAAAAAGAATGACTAA
- a CDS encoding predicted protein has translation MPSILDIATSSGLEANSVTLETPIAPPPSLPIPPTMVANPVDEIDNFKTNGNAETQKELMVLAPTLEDIVAGGIATTSYSPEELARLQERPVVNIKSLDDTHSDSSRRCNIAATDPIPEFEDSKVALGYEDNKAIELLESNNECVVSTSNKGNGLPGLELANTATNDPELPHSKCKNVATALGASTESSDGFRLTSPNEIDQSSENGHPEKKCQSDRMVSTSQVHLSGQLESSKSGLVSVPISGVTPGQNDVDQQPPDEIAEMQEPLAVVAPARKETVTPEHSPTTKLSAEAAQLGKSQDGKIDFSKITYTDAAAADSKPEVEQAMVVLGCEENPLVNVMSVSVFSASKDVTKDPQAKSLDTTAHSVEQPHHESTSKTVTGSAESTDGVKWLYSTSPIKLDSSSEDEDVEKNTESVRIVSTSEMCSSGQSESSKSVLASVPSSGASSGQNALDKQPFKPANNGEKEVGAVLTAKSDTQKGVDKKMQIIDSVGSIKGEERGIDSLLLVSTSAGDLPQGDSTSSVPTIIEIDLAMPETEFAQGENSSKTRTRLSGPASAAQGLSSTGTKFKAPHGKRSCPETRNARLAPVIGEQTFQGNSDGRTSSVAESSMSLSMVHQNKITSGELHSTALPMSKETPTKSTETALKFSLSRRSAVKSPSLKRSASSNKTLAVGTAILQDKPMIASTPLGADSASVLWDLEHSNLSRKKRRYTNTNADSPHGSCHLPVNNQEVIVLLSSSDDDQSASEASNLNGIQTNVAEKLEPSVSSEKEESFWSFMFQDESIEDSCLTMQDADEDDTVSECDIPNDCTHSKHVQGLAPSENHASIRPPGVNAAKPCGCCLNCIRASCGMCNNCILGKRQSCFQKVDESDSAVHAPSFPSGWRFYFGQDKKYCGLFILGPGGLRYKRAESAVNRSPSALRNVDIQHFYQYVGLDDTRATNERTNQKSSSSMGVGVRCYAMYTNRQWYWGTVLFDDGDTRDRVPFGNGLELITESEYRNLYPTQIIPKRPSRLEQSDTEQDCTVLNARDLRRRRCHNCSACRTESCGFCFSCVSNKENTTLYKQQCFLTVCSQIKVSEKAHAVPRLDSYTFYFDNEKSDRCPRWLPPKLAGLVVIDANGSTQRFTKSSKPCTLFDSRSKEVQDFYEGFLGIPLREQNVEHTLVGKGFRRDWLDVNGNCKTLSGIISSCEKDIFSGDYYFTITYDNWSLSFLDYRAGKVPQPNKGIRCERWICPDACKVSAASVTSKNFPHMCLSVRGFLLEFQVKKSTIKGAGLGVFVRCASMNDSLKAEGLVLAAREYIDLGIYAPLVPEQKIPEHVNLALNFVHEWKCEEWNFSLWGHPTGWIYNISDVVTGELSTSSRQNLLSYVNETDGKEAPLIRAAHDPEGAVHYLLGFEQGDNLHLPLDSNWMELKINYGSGYEKVRVRKGYSRLSHSEQEKFRELIASDDKDTLDDVMKWSAQDLIQCLTKFEESFVIQKGDTPLREIAAARAILIVIQFKERIKSFQEEFATLDDDTSFCDNGYTDLEKLDVVGRCTRLLGALLNSGSTRTQVCKFILKTRELCSTLATLLKWTEKMLATMSVSRLRKTIVGDAV, from the exons ATGCCTTCAATATTGGACATTGCAACGAGCTCCGGGTTGGAAGCGAACTCTGTTACTTTGGAGACGCCAATTGCTCCTCCTCCATCGCTACCGATTCCCCCCACCATGGTCGCGAATCctgtcgacgaaatcgacaaTTTCAAAACGAATGGCAATGCCGAGACACAAAAAGAGTTGATGGTATTGGCTCCGACTCTTGAAGACATTGTTGCCGGAGGGATTGCTACGACTTCATACTCACCTGAGGAACTAGCACGATTACAAGAGCGTCCAGTTGTTAATATCAAGTCTTTGGACGATACTCACAGCGACTCTTCAAGGAGGTGTAATATTGCTGCTACCGATCCCATACCCGAATTCGAGGATTCGAAAGTGGCTCTTGGATACGAAGACAATAAAGCAATAGAACTCTTGGAATCGAACAACGAATGTGTCGTCTCTACTTCCAATAAAGGCAACGGACTTCCAGGATTGGAATTGGCGAACACAGCCACGAATGATCCAGAACTGCCTCACTCAAAATGCAAAAATGTAGCAACCGCACTTGGTGCCAGTACTGAAAGTTCTGACGGATTCCGTTTGACTTCTCCGAACGAGATTGATCAATCCAGTGAAAATGGTCATCCTGAAAAGAAATGTCAATCCGATCGGATGGTATCAACATCACAAGTGCACTTGTCCGGTCAGTTGGAAAGCTCAAAGTCAGGATTGGTCAGTGTCCCGATTTCTGGAGTGACGCCTGGTCAGAATGATGTTGATCAGCAACCGCCCGATGAAATTGCCGAGATGCAAGAACCACTGGCCGTAGTGGCTCCGGCGCGCAAGGAAACAGTCACCCCAGAACATTCCCCTACGACAAAACTTTCTGCAGAAGCAGCACAATTGGGGAAAAGTCAAGACGGCAAAATCGACTTCAGTAAGATTACTTACACCGACGCAGCCGCTGCTGACTCCAAACCCGAAGTTGAGCAGGCAATGGTTGTTCTTGGATGCGAGGAAAATCCATTAGTCAATGTAATGTCGGTTAGCGTATTCTCTGCTTCTAAGGACGTCACCAAAGATCCACAAGCGAAATCGCTTGACACTACAGCGCATTCTGTAGAACAGCCTCATCACGAAAGCACATCAAAGACGGTTACTGGTAGTGCTGAAAGCACTGACGGAGTCAAATGGCTCTATTCAACTTCTCCGATTAAGCTTGATAGCTCCAGTGAAGATGAGGATGTTGAAAAGAATACTGAATCCGTTCGGATTGTATCGACATCAGAGATGTGCTCGTCTGGTCAATCGGAAAGCTCTAAATCAGTACTGGCCAGTGTCCCGTCTTCTGGAGCTTCGTCTGGTCAGAATGCTCTCGACAAGCAACCATTTAAACCCGCAAACAATGGCGAAAAGGAAGTCGGAGCTGTGTTGACTGCTAAAAGTGATACGCAGAAGGGGGTTGACAAAAAGATGCAGATCATCGACTCGGTCGGGTCCATCAAAGGTGAAGAGCGGGGAATAGACAGTCTTTTACTGGTATCAACTTCAGCGGGCGATTTGCCCCAGGGAGATTCAACATCGTCTGTGCCCACCATTATTGAAATTGACCTGGCGATGCCAGAGACAGAATTCGCGCAAGGCGAAAATTCGAGCAAAACGCGTACGCGCTTAAGTGGCCCTGCAAGTGCCGCACAGGGTCTTTCGTCTACTGGCACCAAATTCAAAGCACCACATGGCAA GCGTTCGTGCCCAGAAACACGAAATGCGAGACTCGCACCGGTGATTGGAGAACAAACTTTTCAAGGCAATTCCGATGGTAGGACGTCGTCAGTGGCCGAGTCTTCAATGAGTTTGAGCATGgtccaccaaaacaaaattACATCAGGTGAATTACATTCAACCGCACTGCCAATGAGCAAAGAGACTCCGACAAAGTCGACAGAAACTGCTTTAAAATTTTCTTTGTCGCGACGGTCTGCCGTAAAAAGCCCCTCTCTCAAACGCAGTGCTAGTTCCAACAAAACCCTTGCGGTCGGGACGGCTATATTGCAAGATAAACCAATGATTGCCTCAACTCCTTTGGGTGCTGATTCAGCTTCTGTCCTTTGGGACCTCGAACACTCCAACTTATCCAGGAAAAAGCGACGCTACACCAATACAAACGCTGATAGCCCACATGGAAGTTGTCACCTTCCTGTAAACAACCAGGAAGTCAttgttcttctttcttcgagCGACGATGATCAAAGTGCTTCCGAAGCATCCAATCTCAATGGCATCCAAACCAACGTTGCCGAAAAGTTGGAACCTAGCGTTTCCAGTGAAAAAGAAGAGTCCTTCTGGAGCTTTATGTTCCAGGATGAAAGTATTGAGGACTCTTGCTTGACGATGCAGGATGCAGATGAGGACGACACAGTTTCCGAATGCGATATTCCGAATGATTGCACTCATAGCAAACATGTACAGGGTTTGGCTCCCTCAGAGAACCATGCTAGTATCAGACCACCGGGGGTAAATGCGGCGAAACCCTGCGGATGCTGCTTAAATTGCATAAGAGCCTCGTGTGGGATGTGCAACAATTGCATCCTTGGCAAGCGACAGTCGTGCTTTCAAAAG GTGGATGAGTCTGATAGCGCTGTGCATGCTCcgtcatttccttctggTTGGCGCTTTTATTTTGGGCAAGACAAGAAATATTGTGGATTATTCATTTTAGGGCCTGGTGGGCTTCGGTACAAACGAGCGGAAAGCGCAGTCAACCGATCTCCTAGTGCCCTGCGAAATGTGGATATTCAGCATTTTTACCAGTATGTTGGATTGGATGACACAAGAGCTACTaacgaacgaacaaatcAAAAAAGTTCCAGCTCAATGGGGGTTGGGGTTCGCTGCTATGCCATGTACACAAACAGGCAATGGTATTGGGGTACT GTCCTTTTCGACGATGGTGATACCCGAGATCGAGTTCCCTTTGGTAATGGATTGGAACTGATTACAGAGAGCGAATACCGTAATTTGTATCCAACTCAAATAATACCGAAACGTCCTAGCCGACTCGAACAAAGTGATACTGAGCAGGATTGCACCGTCCTCAATGCCAGAGACCTGAGAAGGCGCCGTTGCCACAATTGTTCAGCTTGCCGTACTGAATCCTGCGgtttttgcttttcctgcGTGTCAAATAAGGAGAATACAACATTGTACAAGCAGCAGTGCTTCCTTACA GTTTGTTCTCAAATAAAAGTATCCGAGAAAGCCCATGCCGTCCCGAGGCTGGATTCGTATACTTTTTATTTCGACAATGAGAAAAGTGACCGGTGTCCTCGATGGCTTCCACCGAAGCTTGCAGGCCTAGTGGTGATAGATGCAAACGGATCGACACAGCGGTTTACGAAATCAAGTAAGCCATGTACTTTGTTTGACTCTCGCAGTAAGGAGGTGCAAGATTTTTATGAAGGCTTTCTTGGAATTCCGTTAAGAGAGCAGAATGTGGAGCATACTTTGGTAGGAAAAGGCTTTCGGCGTGATTGGTTAGATGTGAACGGAAACTGTAAAACCCTGTCAGGCATAATTTCGTCTTGCGAAAAGGATATTTTTTCAGGAGACTACTACTTCACAATTACTTACGACAACTGGTCGCTGTCTTTCCTGGACT ACCGAGCTGGCAAAGTACCTCAGCCAAACAAAGGGATTCGGTGCGAAAGATGGATCTGCCCAGATGCTTGCAAGGTGTCTGCAGCTAGTGTCACATCAAAGAATTTCCCACATATGTGCTTGTCTGTGAGAGGTTTCCTGTTGGAGTTCCAAGTAAAAAAGTCCACAATCAAAGGTGCCGGGCTGGGTGTTTTTGTTAGATGTGCCAGCATGAACGATTCCTTGAAGGCCGAGGGATTGGTGCTGGCTGCAAGAGAGTACATCGACTTAGGAATTTACGCTCCGCTGGTACCAGAACAAAAAATTCCGGAGCACGTCAACTTAGCTTTGAATTTTGTTCATGAATGGAAGTGCGAAGAGTGGAACTTTTCGTTATGGGGCCATCCAACCGGTTGGATATACAATATCAGCGATGTGGTAACGGGAGAGTTAAGCACATCTTCTCGCCAAAACCTACTGTCGTACGTAAACGAGACGGACGGAAAAGAAGCACCGTTGATACGTGCAGCCCATGACCCCGAGGGTGCTGTTCATTACCTGCTGGGTTTTGAACAAGGTGACAACTTGCATTTGCCTCTAGACAGCAATTGGATGGAATTGAAAATAAACTACGGAAGTGGATACGAAAAAGTGCGTGTTCGGAAAGGGTACTCTCGATTGTCCCACTCTGAGCAAGAAAAGTTTCGTGAATTGATTGCGTCCGACGACAAGGACACCCTTGATGATGTCATGAAATGGAGTGCTCAAGATCTCATCCAATGCCTCACCAAGTTTGAAGAGAGCTTTGTCATCCAAAAAGGGGATACCCCACTGAGGGAGATTGCGGCCGCTCGCGCAATACTTATTGTGATTCAGTTTAAGGAACGCATCAAGTCATTCCAGGAGGAATTTGCCACACTGGATGACGATACCTCATTTTGTGACAACGGGTACACTGACCTGGAAAAGCTTGACGTTGTTGGGAGGTGCACCAGACTACTTGGGGCTCTACTCAATAGTGGTAGCACTCGAACTCAAGTATGCAAGTTTATTCTGAAAACAAGGGAATTATGTTCCACTTTGGCGACACTTTTAAAATGGACGGAGAAAATGCTGGCGACAATGTCAGTCTCACGACTACGGAAGACAATCGTCGGTGACGCGGTGTAA
- a CDS encoding predicted protein, with protein MGAASRRHHLKRHHSILYVYSVMAIMIAGGLLNVRYNGNPMSPLPRWDDNNSIVALARSYVDKNTSNDTTSVYQHDDDVKLSGPRENDTLRTPQLSAVDSESIRRTLQAPSLKKRLYQPSDFANLTLLTFGDPIFEYGGYDEAPIVIPQHKLLFFTLPKVGCTVFKQLFRRVMNLKDWKVHNDVLPHVPGINGLYYLYHYTPADADYMLTDPSWTRAVFVRDPIERILSAYLDKATDQNGVYLQNHCCPVAVKLALQKKTEGHTAYHLLSCQKHLAQQRNPVKTNFGKQALVSFDDFVQKVMPICSDPHWRSQKQRMGPLYWDHINFVGHMENIANDTERLLTQLGMWEQYGASGWGSNPRNDGENTSVFAGLSTVKHATGSGSRLDQYLKTIDLKATLLQLTREDYDFGSLDLASPGNSIFDAKTKSFMVQQVPRHRRMLDTIWRIETDASRISNHNMITCDNWKEFSKNAIYQREVGNED; from the exons ATGGGGGCAGCATCCAGGCGGCACCATTTGAAGCGTCATCATTCCATCCTTTATGTCTACTCCGTTATGGCAATCATGATTGCTGGTGGGTTGCTAAATGTGCGGTACAATGGCAACCCAATGAGTCCTCTTCCTCGGTGGGATGACAATAATTCGATAGTCGCACTGGCGAGAAGCTACGTCGACAAAAATACCAGTAACGATACGACTAGCGTTTATCAGCATGATGACGATGTCAAATTAAGCGGTCCGAGGGAAAACGACACTTTGAGAACGCCGCAATTGTCAGCAGTCGATTCTGAAAGCATACGAAGGACACTACAGGCACCGAGCCTGAAGAAGCGTCTATATCAACCTTCCGATTTTGCAAACTTAACGCTTTTGACGTTCGGCGATCCCATCTTCGAGTACGGCGGCTACGACGAAGCTCCTATCGTCATTCCCCAGCACAAGCTACTCTTTTTCACTCTTCCCAAAGTCGGCTGTACCGTGTTTAAACAGCTGTTCCGCCGTGTTATGAATCTGAAAGACTGGAAAGTGCATAACGATGTATTGCCACATGTACCGGGCATTAACGGTCTATACTACTTGTACCATTATACACCAGCGGACGCGGACTACATGTTGACGGACCCCAGTTGGACGCGGGCAGTTTTCGTTAGAGATCCCATCGAACGAATCCTATCCGCGTATCTCGACAAGGCGACGGATCAAAACGGAGTCTACTTGCAGAATCACTGCTGCCCAGTAGCCGTCAAGCTGGCACTCCAGAAAAAGACTGAAGGCCATACAGCTTACCATCTACTTTCGTGCCAAAAACATCTCGCCCAACAACGCAATCCCGTGAAAACAAATTTCGGAAAGCAAGCGCTAGTTTCGTTCGATGACTTTGTCCAGAAGGTAATGCCCATATGTTCTGATCCACATTGGCGTTCCCAAAAACAGCGTATGGGGCCGCTGTACTGGGATCACATCAACTTTGTTGGTCACATGGAAAATATCGCAAACGATACTGAGCGCTTGCTAACGCAACTAGGTATGTGGGAACAATACGGTGCGTCCGGATGGGGGTCAAACCCTCGAAACGATGGCGAAAACACGTCCGTTTTTGCAGGTTTGTCGACCGTCAAACACGCCACGGGATCGGGCTCTCGTCTGGATCAGTATTTGAAGACAATCGACTTAAAAGCCACACTGCTACAACTAACGAGAGAGGACTACGATTTTGGATCGTTGGACTTAGCGTCACCCGGCAACAGCATTTTCGATGCAAAAACAA AATCATTTATGGTTCAGCAAGTTCCTCGACATCGTAGAATGTTAGATACAATTTGGCGTATCGAAACGGACGCGTCGCGAATCTCCAAT CACAACATGATCACATGTGACAATTGGAAggaattttccaaaaatgcaATTTACCAACGGGAAGTTGGAAACGAAGATTGA